Proteins from one Polyangium spumosum genomic window:
- a CDS encoding TlpA family protein disulfide reductase — protein sequence MPAVLALHGRFGARGLRVIGVSSFDPDDAEAERKAAEEATREEKMDYATYLDTNGTWSKTAGLVDIPAFALLGPDGRVLLRHRGKLALGAEAYAEMERAIERALPASPR from the coding sequence GTGCCCGCGGTCCTCGCGCTGCACGGACGTTTCGGGGCCCGCGGTCTGCGGGTCATCGGGGTCTCGAGCTTCGACCCGGACGACGCGGAGGCCGAACGCAAGGCCGCCGAGGAGGCCACACGTGAAGAGAAGATGGATTATGCCACCTATCTCGACACGAACGGCACATGGTCGAAGACGGCCGGGCTCGTCGATATCCCGGCCTTCGCCCTGCTCGGCCCCGACGGCCGCGTCCTTCTCCGCCACCGAGGCAAGCTCGCCCTCGGCGCCGAGGCGTATGCCGAAATGGAGCGCGC